In one Cronobacter dublinensis subsp. dublinensis LMG 23823 genomic region, the following are encoded:
- a CDS encoding IS3 family transposase (programmed frameshift) — protein MKKRFSDEQIISILREAEAGVSARELCRKHAISDATFYTWRKKYGGMEVPEVKRLKSLEEENARLKKLLAEAMLDKEALQVALGRKLLTTGQKREAVEFMCDATGLSQRRACRLTGLSLSTCRYEAQRPAVDAHLSERIIELALERRRFGYRRIWQLLRREGLQVNHKRVYRLYHLSGLGVKRRRRRKGLATERLPLLRPEAPNLTWSMDFVMDALATGRRIKCLTCVDDFTKECLTITTAFGISGVQVTRILDSIALFRGYPATIRTDQGPEFTCRVLDQWAFEHGVELRLIQPGKPTQNGFIESFNGRFRDECLNEHWFSDIVHARKIINDWRQDYNECRPHSALNYQTPSEFAARWRNEKYEDKQTDITN, from the exons ATGAAGAAGCGTTTTTCCGACGAACAGATCATCAGTATCCTCCGCGAGGCTGAAGCCGGGGTTTCTGCCCGTGAGCTCTGCCGTAAGCACGCCATTTCCGACGCCACCTTTTACACCTGGCGCAAGAAGTATGGCGGTATGGAGGTGCCCGAGGTTAAGCGCCTGAAGTCGCTTGAGGAAGAGAACGCCAGACTCAAGAAGCTGCTTGCCGAAGCCATGCTGGATAAGGAGGCGCTTCAGGTGGCTCTGGGGCGAAAGT TACTGACGACAGGCCAGAAGCGGGAAGCCGTTGAGTTTATGTGTGATGCAACCGGTCTGTCGCAACGTCGAGCCTGCAGGCTTACAGGTTTGTCTCTGTCGACCTGCCGCTACGAGGCTCAGCGTCCGGCGGTTGATGCGCATTTATCAGAGCGCATTATTGAGCTGGCACTGGAGCGCAGGCGTTTTGGCTACCGCCGCATCTGGCAATTACTGCGCCGTGAAGGCCTTCAGGTTAATCACAAGCGCGTGTACCGTCTTTATCATCTCAGCGGGCTGGGCGTAAAACGCAGACGACGTCGTAAAGGACTGGCAACGGAACGTCTGCCGCTGCTCCGCCCGGAAGCGCCCAACCTGACCTGGTCGATGGATTTCGTCATGGACGCACTGGCCACCGGTCGCAGGATAAAGTGCCTGACCTGTGTGGACGACTTCACGAAGGAGTGCCTGACAATTACCACAGCATTCGGGATTTCAGGCGTTCAGGTCACGCGTATACTGGACAGCATTGCACTGTTTCGAGGCTATCCGGCGACAATAAGAACTGACCAGGGGCCGGAGTTTACCTGCCGCGTACTGGATCAATGGGCCTTTGAGCATGGTGTTGAGTTGCGCTTAATCCAGCCGGGCAAGCCAACGCAGAACGGATTTATTGAGAGCTTTAACGGACGATTTCGCGATGAATGTCTGAATGAGCACTGGTTCAGCGATATCGTTCACGCCAGGAAAATCATTAATGACTGGCGGCAGGATTATAACGAGTGTCGTCCACATTCGGCACTGAATTATCAGACGCCATCAGAGTTTGCAGCACGGTGGCGAAATGAAAAATATGAAGATAAACAAACCGACATTACTAACTGA
- a CDS encoding restriction endonuclease: MGNRMWMIRGDGGKLYDDFRDKQIVGIGWSQLAPLVKPGLSRAQLLALYQEADPLTKLGTARSGASQVWRFVNEIQKGDWVITYSPANRTYLLGKVTSDFQYHPEWVEEGMGIARQVKWNTQEIDRDRLSVATKNTLGSTLTVFQLPEYALEELLQDKKPPVDVITQNPIAMDEDEVVSDPLRDVESLAREGIKDRVNGLDPKEMEYLVAGVLRSMGYKTQVSPVGPDRGKDIIASPDGFGFENPRIVVEVKHRREQMGSQQIRSFIGGRHKDDRGLYVSTGGFTKDARYEADRSTIPLTLWTLDDLVRALIENYEQVDIETKLLVPLKKTFLPA, translated from the coding sequence ATGGGCAACAGAATGTGGATGATCCGTGGTGACGGCGGCAAACTCTATGACGATTTTCGCGATAAGCAAATTGTAGGCATCGGTTGGTCTCAGCTGGCTCCATTAGTCAAACCCGGCCTGTCCCGAGCTCAGTTACTCGCCTTATACCAGGAGGCAGATCCATTAACAAAGCTGGGAACTGCGCGTTCTGGTGCATCGCAGGTCTGGCGTTTTGTGAACGAAATCCAAAAGGGTGATTGGGTTATTACCTATTCGCCAGCCAACCGTACTTATTTGCTAGGCAAAGTTACTTCAGATTTCCAATATCATCCTGAATGGGTGGAAGAGGGGATGGGAATCGCTCGACAGGTTAAATGGAATACTCAAGAAATTGATCGCGATCGACTGTCTGTTGCTACCAAGAATACATTGGGTTCTACGCTGACGGTTTTCCAGCTTCCAGAATATGCGCTAGAAGAGCTTTTGCAGGATAAGAAACCCCCTGTAGATGTGATTACACAGAATCCAATTGCGATGGATGAAGATGAGGTCGTTTCTGATCCGCTCCGCGATGTGGAGTCGTTGGCGCGTGAAGGTATTAAAGATCGAGTTAATGGGCTCGATCCGAAGGAGATGGAGTATCTGGTTGCAGGAGTTTTACGCAGCATGGGATATAAAACACAGGTGTCTCCTGTGGGTCCAGATCGTGGGAAGGATATCATCGCATCACCTGATGGATTTGGATTTGAGAATCCACGTATCGTCGTTGAGGTAAAACATCGTAGAGAACAAATGGGAAGCCAACAGATCCGCAGCTTTATCGGCGGTCGCCATAAAGACGATCGCGGGCTTTATGTCAGTACCGGTGGTTTTACAAAAGATGCTCGATATGAAGCCGACCGTTCGACGATACCACTAACGCTCTGGACGCTTGATGATCTCGTCCGTGCGCTTATTGAGAACTATGAGCAAGTGGATATTGAGACCAAACTTTTGGTGCCTCTGAAGAAAACTTTCCTGCCTGCCTGA
- a CDS encoding helix-turn-helix domain-containing protein — protein MGCIPTVFCKRLKTAREAKGLSQKKLGILAGIDEFVASARINRYEKGVHQASIEIARKLADALAVPLAYFYTEDDELAELLLRWQLLDQDVKYTILSHIK, from the coding sequence ATTGGGTGTATTCCAACTGTCTTTTGCAAACGCCTGAAAACGGCGCGTGAAGCGAAGGGCCTTTCTCAGAAGAAGCTTGGCATCCTGGCCGGGATTGATGAGTTCGTCGCGAGTGCACGTATCAACCGCTACGAAAAGGGCGTTCATCAGGCAAGTATCGAAATCGCACGCAAACTGGCGGACGCTTTAGCAGTACCGCTGGCTTACTTTTACACTGAGGATGATGAGCTTGCGGAGTTGTTGCTTCGCTGGCAGCTGCTTGATCAAGACGTTAAATATACCATCCTGAGTCATATTAAATAA
- the pglX gene encoding BREX-1 system adenine-specific DNA-methyltransferase PglX, producing the protein MNTNNIKKYAPQARNQFRDAVIQKLTTLGISADKKGNLQIADAEVIGETVRYGQFDYPKSTLIRRDRLVKRARDQGFDVLVEHCAYTWFNRLCAIRYMEIHGYLDHGFHMLSHPDNPTGFKVLDHVPEVAEALLPEKKAQLVEMKLSGNQDEAIYRELLLAQCHALHHAMPFLFEAVDDEAELLLPDNLTRTDSILRGLVDGIPEEDWQEVEVIGWLYQFYISEKKDAVIGKVVKSEDIPAATQLFTPNWIVQYLVQNSVGRQWLQTYPDSPLKGKMDYYIEPAEQTPEVQAQLAAITPASIEPESIKVLDPACGSGHILIEAYNVLKNIYEERGYRARDIPQLILENNIFGLDIDDRAAQLSGFALLMMARQDDRRIFTRDVRLNIVSLQESLHLDIAKLWQQLNFHQQNQTGSMGDMFAENTTLTHTDSAEYRLLMRTLKRFVNAKTLGSLIQVPQEEEAELKSFLEALYRMEQEGDFQQKAAAKVFIPYIQQAWILAQRYDAVVANPPYMGNGGMNNELKEFAKNNFPDSKSDLFSMFMQHAFFLLKENGFNAQINMQSWMFLTSFESLRRWLLENVTLITMAHLGARAFGQISGEVVKTCTYVFLKKEHLSFNASYQDLKDGNESLKHEKLKTNTFITYNIQQNNFTKIPSCIICYWFTPELLSLFKKNKIGLKAKVGVGLQTGNNDKYIRNWFEVSYSKITFNAPEENAKWYPCNKGGGHRKWSGEHLDIINWENSGFDIKNHSKGAAIRNEKYYFKSCITWSRISSGSISFRYLDKGFVHNDASCFISLPSEESKYTILGYLNSPLKKPLLEDLNPTINLLPGMLNETPYIDNYCPEVILALEISKADWDEQETSWGFIRNVLILNTKDNNKLSFVYENVLSHWNDNVNRMRNIESHINASFLEKTGLTKQLESDVKEDDITLCCNKSFRYGINISAEEKEYRFSSDNLSQLISYIIGCMMGRYSLDREGLVYAHEGNKGFTELVAEGAYKTFPADNDGILPLMDDEWFDDDVTSRVKEFVRTVWGEENLQENLEFIAESLCLYAIKPKKGESALDTIRRYLSTQFWKDHMKMYKKRPIYWLFSSGKEKAFECLVYLHRYNDATLARMRTEYVVPLLARYQANIDRLNEQIDGATGGEATRLKRDRDNLSKKFNELRSFDDRLRHYADMRISIDLDDGVKVNYGKFGDLLADVKAITGNAPEVI; encoded by the coding sequence ATGAATACCAATAACATCAAAAAATATGCTCCACAGGCCCGTAACCAGTTCCGCGATGCGGTGATCCAGAAGCTAACCACGCTGGGGATTTCCGCCGATAAAAAAGGCAATCTGCAGATTGCGGATGCCGAAGTCATCGGTGAGACCGTGCGCTATGGCCAGTTCGACTACCCGAAATCCACCCTCATCCGCCGCGATCGTCTGGTAAAACGCGCCCGCGATCAGGGCTTTGACGTACTGGTTGAGCACTGTGCCTACACCTGGTTCAACCGCCTGTGCGCCATTCGTTATATGGAAATCCACGGCTACCTTGACCACGGCTTCCATATGCTCTCGCACCCGGATAACCCGACCGGCTTTAAAGTGCTGGACCATGTGCCGGAAGTGGCGGAAGCGCTGCTGCCGGAGAAAAAAGCACAACTGGTCGAGATGAAGCTGTCCGGCAACCAGGACGAAGCCATCTACCGCGAATTGCTGTTGGCCCAGTGCCACGCCCTGCACCACGCGATGCCGTTCCTGTTTGAAGCAGTCGACGATGAAGCCGAACTGCTGCTGCCGGATAACCTGACCCGCACCGACTCCATTCTGCGCGGTCTGGTGGACGGCATTCCAGAAGAAGACTGGCAAGAGGTCGAAGTCATCGGCTGGCTGTATCAGTTTTATATCTCTGAGAAAAAAGATGCGGTTATCGGCAAAGTAGTAAAGAGCGAAGATATTCCTGCCGCCACCCAGCTTTTTACCCCAAACTGGATTGTACAGTATCTTGTGCAGAACTCCGTCGGTCGCCAGTGGCTGCAGACCTACCCGGACTCGCCGCTGAAAGGCAAAATGGACTACTACATTGAGCCAGCCGAACAGACGCCGGAAGTGCAGGCACAGCTGGCAGCCATTACACCTGCCAGCATTGAACCGGAAAGCATTAAGGTGCTCGACCCGGCCTGCGGCTCAGGGCATATTCTGATTGAAGCCTATAACGTGCTGAAAAATATCTACGAAGAGCGCGGCTATCGCGCCCGTGATATTCCACAGCTGATTCTGGAAAATAATATTTTTGGTCTCGACATCGACGACCGTGCTGCCCAGCTTTCCGGTTTTGCATTATTAATGATGGCCCGGCAGGATGACCGACGGATATTTACCCGCGACGTACGCCTGAATATTGTCTCTCTGCAGGAGAGCCTGCATCTGGATATTGCTAAACTGTGGCAGCAGCTGAACTTCCACCAGCAGAACCAGACCGGCAGCATGGGGGATATGTTTGCCGAAAATACCACATTAACCCATACCGACAGCGCAGAATATCGGCTGCTTATGCGCACGCTTAAGCGCTTTGTGAATGCCAAAACGCTGGGCTCGCTGATTCAGGTTCCACAGGAAGAAGAGGCGGAACTGAAGTCGTTTCTCGAAGCGCTATATCGCATGGAGCAGGAAGGCGATTTCCAGCAGAAGGCGGCAGCGAAAGTGTTTATTCCGTATATTCAGCAGGCATGGATATTGGCGCAGCGGTATGATGCAGTAGTGGCGAACCCGCCGTATATGGGTAACGGGGGAATGAATAATGAACTGAAAGAATTTGCCAAAAATAATTTCCCAGATAGCAAGTCAGATTTATTTTCAATGTTTATGCAGCATGCATTTTTTTTGCTGAAAGAAAATGGTTTTAATGCTCAGATTAATATGCAGTCATGGATGTTTTTAACTAGTTTTGAATCTCTACGTAGATGGTTACTAGAAAATGTAACATTAATTACAATGGCTCACTTGGGAGCGAGAGCTTTTGGGCAAATATCAGGGGAAGTAGTGAAGACTTGCACATATGTTTTCCTAAAAAAAGAACATTTATCTTTCAATGCTTCTTATCAAGATTTGAAAGATGGCAATGAATCATTAAAACATGAAAAATTAAAAACGAACACATTTATCACATATAATATACAACAAAATAATTTCACAAAAATCCCCAGCTGCATTATTTGCTACTGGTTCACCCCTGAGTTATTATCTCTTTTTAAAAAAAACAAGATAGGCCTCAAAGCTAAAGTTGGAGTGGGTCTTCAGACAGGCAATAACGATAAATACATTCGAAATTGGTTTGAGGTTAGCTATAGTAAAATAACATTTAATGCACCAGAGGAGAATGCTAAATGGTATCCTTGTAATAAAGGTGGTGGGCATAGAAAATGGTCAGGAGAGCATTTAGACATTATAAATTGGGAAAATTCAGGCTTCGATATTAAAAATCATTCAAAAGGTGCTGCAATTCGGAACGAAAAATATTATTTTAAATCTTGCATCACATGGTCCCGCATATCTAGCGGAAGTATTTCATTTAGATACTTAGACAAAGGTTTTGTTCATAATGATGCGAGTTGCTTTATTTCACTTCCCTCAGAAGAGTCAAAGTATACAATATTAGGCTATCTTAATAGCCCTTTAAAAAAACCATTACTAGAAGATTTAAATCCAACAATAAATTTATTACCAGGCATGCTAAATGAAACGCCTTACATTGATAATTATTGTCCCGAAGTTATATTAGCCCTAGAAATATCTAAGGCTGATTGGGATGAACAAGAAACGTCTTGGGGTTTTATCAGAAACGTACTCATCTTAAATACAAAAGATAATAATAAGTTATCCTTTGTGTACGAGAACGTTTTATCACACTGGAATGATAATGTTAACAGAATGAGGAATATTGAATCACATATAAACGCATCATTTTTAGAAAAAACTGGCCTTACTAAACAATTAGAATCAGACGTAAAAGAAGATGATATAACACTCTGTTGCAATAAATCATTCCGTTATGGAATCAATATATCAGCTGAAGAAAAAGAATATCGTTTTTCTTCTGACAATTTATCTCAATTAATTTCGTATATTATAGGCTGCATGATGGGCCGCTACTCCCTCGATCGCGAAGGTCTTGTCTACGCCCATGAAGGCAACAAAGGCTTTACCGAACTGGTCGCCGAAGGTGCATACAAAACCTTCCCGGCGGATAATGACGGCATTCTACCGCTGATGGATGACGAGTGGTTTGACGATGACGTCACCTCCCGCGTCAAAGAGTTTGTCCGCACCGTCTGGGGCGAAGAAAACTTGCAGGAAAACCTCGAATTTATCGCCGAAAGTCTCTGTTTATATGCGATCAAACCGAAAAAAGGTGAATCTGCGCTGGATACCATCCGTCGTTATCTTTCTACTCAGTTCTGGAAAGATCATATGAAGATGTATAAAAAGCGCCCGATCTACTGGCTGTTCAGCTCTGGTAAAGAGAAAGCATTCGAGTGCCTGGTCTATCTGCATCGCTACAACGACGCGACGCTGGCGAGAATGCGTACCGAATATGTGGTTCCACTGCTGGCCCGCTACCAGGCCAATATCGATCGTCTGAACGAACAGATTGATGGCGCTACAGGCGGCGAAGCCACGCGTCTGAAGCGCGATCGCGACAATCTGAGCAAGAAATTCAACGAACTGCGAAGCTTTGACGATCGCTTACGCCACTATGCTGATATGAGAATCAGTATTGATCTCGACGACGGCGTTAAGGTTAACTACGGTAAGTTTGGCGATCTGCTGGCGGATGTGAAAGCCATTACCGGCAATGCGCCTGAGGTGATTTAA
- the brxB gene encoding BREX-1 system protein BrxB, translating to MIDPVLEYRLSQVQSRIREERFLKNNGSGNEIGFWIFDYPAQNELQVREHLKYLLRNLEKDHKFAHLNIFQIIIEMLTERGLFERVCQQEVKVGTEALKKQLVGLLNQKKIADYIAKKVDLKNQEFVILTGMGNAWPLVRGHELMSALQDVMGFTPLLMFYPGTYSGHDLSPLAGIDSRNYYRAFRLVPESGPAATLNPR from the coding sequence GTGATCGATCCCGTGCTTGAATACCGCCTGTCACAGGTTCAGAGCCGCATTAGAGAAGAGCGCTTTCTCAAAAACAACGGCTCCGGTAATGAGATTGGGTTCTGGATTTTTGATTATCCTGCTCAGAATGAGCTGCAGGTACGTGAACATCTCAAGTATCTGCTCCGTAATCTGGAAAAGGACCACAAGTTCGCACACCTCAACATCTTTCAGATCATTATCGAAATGCTCACCGAACGTGGGCTATTTGAGCGCGTCTGTCAGCAGGAAGTGAAAGTCGGTACCGAAGCGCTGAAAAAACAACTCGTTGGCTTGTTAAATCAGAAAAAAATCGCGGATTACATAGCAAAAAAAGTCGATCTTAAAAATCAAGAGTTTGTCATTCTGACGGGCATGGGTAATGCCTGGCCGCTGGTTCGTGGCCATGAGCTGATGAGCGCCTTGCAGGACGTGATGGGTTTTACCCCTCTGTTGATGTTTTATCCGGGAACCTATAGCGGACACGACCTCTCTCCGTTGGCGGGCATTGATTCCCGAAATTACTATCGCGCCTTCAGGCTGGTACCCGAAAGCGGGCCTGCGGCGACATTGAATCCTCGTTAA
- the brxA gene encoding BREX-1 system protein BrxA — MKNDKTWIGDLLGGPLMSRESRIIAELMLTDPDEQTCQEQIVVHNILQASSANTAKRYATTIRLRLNMLDKTAWSLIAEGSERERQQLLFVALVLHSPVVKDFLAEVVNDLRRQFKEKLPMDSWDEFVTNHLRQQPVLTSYSDSSIKKMGNNLVKALAEAGYLDTPRRRNLQSVFLLPETQATLQRLGQQELVSILEGQR, encoded by the coding sequence ATGAAAAACGACAAGACATGGATTGGAGACCTGTTAGGCGGGCCGCTGATGAGCAGGGAAAGTCGAATCATCGCAGAACTCATGCTTACCGATCCTGATGAACAAACCTGTCAAGAGCAGATCGTTGTTCATAACATTCTACAAGCCTCCTCTGCGAATACGGCGAAGCGCTATGCCACAACCATAAGACTACGCCTGAATATGCTTGATAAAACGGCGTGGTCACTTATTGCGGAAGGGAGCGAGCGCGAGCGTCAGCAATTACTGTTTGTCGCCCTGGTGCTCCATTCGCCAGTTGTCAAAGACTTCCTGGCAGAAGTAGTGAATGACCTGCGTAGACAGTTTAAAGAAAAGCTCCCTATGGATAGCTGGGATGAGTTTGTGACCAACCATCTTCGCCAGCAGCCCGTACTCACCAGTTACTCAGATTCATCCATAAAAAAAATGGGTAACAACCTGGTCAAAGCGCTGGCTGAAGCGGGTTATCTGGATACGCCGCGCCGACGCAATCTCCAGTCAGTGTTTCTTTTACCAGAAACTCAGGCAACCTTGCAGCGCCTCGGGCAACAGGAATTGGTTTCTATTCTGGAGGGCCAACGGTGA
- the brxC gene encoding BREX system P-loop protein BrxC: MNIEQIFEKRLDRNINGVVKAEQTDDASAWIELDEYVITRELEGHLRHFFESYVPATGPERIRMENKIGVWVSGFFGSGKSHFIKILSYLLSNRKVSHNGTERNAYSFFEDKIKDALFLADINKAVHYPTEVILFNIDSRANVDDKEDAILKVFLKVFNERVGYCADFPHIAHLERELAKRGQYDAFKTAFSTITGSSWEKERDSYYFISDEMAEALSQATGQSVDASRQWVEQLDKNFPLDINNFCQWVKEWLDENGKNILFMVDEVGQFIGKNTQMMLKLQTITENLGVICGGRAWVIVTSQADINAAIGGMSSRDGQDFSKIQGRFSTRLQLSSSNTSEVIQKRLLVKTDAAKPALAKVWQEKGDILRNQLAFDPTTTASLRPYTSEEEFIDNYPFVPWHYQILQKVFESIRTKGAAGKQLAMGERSQLEAFQTAAQQIAPQGLDSLVPFWRFYAAIESFLEPAVSRTITQACHNGILDEFDGNLLKTLFLIRYVDVLKSTLDNLVTLSIDTIDADKVDLRRRVEKSLNKLEREMLIARVEDKYVFLTNEEKEIENEIRNVEVDFSAINKKLASIIFDDILKNRKYRYPANKQDFDISRFLNGHPLDGAMLNDLVVKILTPKDPTYTFYNSDAACRPYTSDGDGCILIRLPEEGRTWTDIDLVVQTEKFLRDNAGQRPEQASLLSEKARENSVREKMLRVQLESLIAEADVWAIGERLPKKSSTPSSIVDEACRYVIENTFGKLKMLHPYNGEIAREIHEQLTLENDTELDLGDTEESNPDAMREVETWVSMNIEYNKPVYLRDILNHFARRPYGWQEEEVKLLVARLARKGKFSFSQQNNNIERKQVWELFNNSRRHSELRLHKIRRHDEAQIRKAAQTMAEIAQQPFSEREEPALVEHIRQVFDDWRQELNVFRAKAEGGNNPGKEEIESGLRLLNSILSEKEDFALIEKVTSQANELLDFSEDREDLVDFYRKQFATWQKLGAALNGSFKSNRSALEKDAVAVKALGELESIWQMQEPYKHLNRITPLIEQVQNVNHQLVEQYRQHAMERIDARIEESRQRLQEAHATSELQNSVLLPMQKARKRAEVSQSIPEILAEQQETKALQTDAEKKINQWIDELRKKQEAQLRAASEVKHAAESQQTYVVEEKPVIQPVPKKTHLVNVASEMRKATGGEVLETAEQVEKALDRLRAALLAAIEAGDRIRLQ; the protein is encoded by the coding sequence ATGAATATTGAACAGATCTTTGAAAAACGTCTGGACCGAAATATTAATGGTGTTGTAAAAGCCGAGCAGACGGACGATGCCAGTGCCTGGATTGAGCTTGATGAATACGTCATCACCCGGGAACTGGAAGGACATCTTCGCCATTTCTTCGAATCTTATGTTCCGGCAACCGGTCCGGAGCGCATACGCATGGAAAACAAAATTGGCGTATGGGTTTCAGGATTCTTTGGCTCAGGTAAATCGCACTTTATCAAGATCCTGTCATATCTATTGTCTAACCGTAAAGTCAGTCATAACGGTACGGAACGTAATGCATACTCCTTCTTTGAAGACAAAATCAAAGATGCTCTGTTCCTCGCTGATATCAACAAAGCGGTTCATTACCCGACGGAAGTGATTCTGTTCAATATTGATTCTCGCGCTAACGTCGATGATAAAGAAGACGCCATCCTTAAAGTCTTCCTGAAGGTGTTTAACGAACGGGTTGGCTACTGTGCTGATTTTCCGCACATCGCTCATCTGGAACGTGAGCTGGCTAAACGCGGCCAATACGACGCGTTTAAGACCGCATTCTCCACTATCACTGGTTCAAGCTGGGAAAAAGAGCGCGATTCCTACTATTTCATCAGCGATGAAATGGCAGAAGCCCTAAGCCAGGCCACAGGTCAAAGCGTTGACGCCTCGCGTCAATGGGTGGAACAGCTGGATAAGAACTTCCCATTAGATATCAATAACTTTTGCCAGTGGGTCAAAGAATGGCTGGATGAAAACGGCAAAAACATCCTCTTTATGGTGGATGAAGTCGGCCAGTTCATCGGTAAAAATACGCAGATGATGTTGAAGCTGCAGACTATCACTGAAAACCTGGGTGTTATCTGTGGTGGACGCGCATGGGTTATTGTTACCTCCCAGGCGGATATCAATGCGGCCATTGGCGGTATGAGCAGCCGCGATGGACAAGACTTCTCTAAAATCCAGGGCCGTTTCTCTACGCGTTTGCAGCTTTCAAGCTCTAACACTTCCGAAGTTATCCAAAAACGTTTGCTGGTGAAAACCGATGCTGCAAAACCCGCGCTGGCTAAAGTCTGGCAGGAGAAAGGCGACATTCTGCGTAACCAGCTTGCGTTTGACCCTACAACCACTGCTTCTTTGCGCCCTTATACCAGTGAAGAAGAATTTATTGATAATTACCCGTTTGTCCCGTGGCACTACCAGATCCTGCAGAAGGTTTTTGAATCTATCCGGACCAAAGGTGCCGCCGGTAAACAGTTAGCCATGGGTGAACGCTCACAGTTAGAAGCATTCCAGACTGCGGCGCAGCAAATCGCCCCGCAGGGTCTGGATTCTCTGGTGCCGTTCTGGCGTTTTTATGCCGCGATTGAGAGCTTCCTGGAACCGGCTGTAAGCCGCACCATCACTCAGGCCTGTCATAATGGCATTCTTGATGAGTTCGATGGCAACTTACTGAAAACGCTGTTCCTGATCCGCTATGTCGATGTGCTGAAAAGTACACTCGATAATCTGGTCACCCTTTCCATTGATACAATCGATGCTGATAAAGTCGATCTGCGCCGTCGCGTTGAAAAAAGCCTGAATAAGCTGGAACGGGAAATGTTGATTGCACGTGTTGAAGACAAATACGTGTTCCTGACTAACGAAGAAAAAGAGATCGAGAACGAGATCCGCAATGTTGAAGTCGACTTCTCTGCGATCAACAAAAAACTGGCTTCGATCATCTTTGATGACATTCTGAAAAACCGGAAGTATCGCTACCCGGCAAATAAGCAGGACTTTGATATCAGCCGCTTCCTGAACGGGCACCCGTTGGATGGCGCGATGCTTAACGATTTGGTGGTGAAAATCCTCACGCCAAAAGATCCGACCTATACGTTCTATAACAGCGATGCAGCCTGCCGTCCTTATACTTCGGACGGTGATGGCTGTATTTTGATTCGCCTCCCTGAGGAGGGGCGCACCTGGACCGATATTGATTTAGTTGTCCAGACAGAAAAATTTCTCAGGGACAACGCCGGGCAGCGTCCGGAACAGGCCAGCTTGCTTTCAGAAAAAGCCCGCGAAAACAGCGTTCGCGAAAAAATGCTGCGCGTCCAGCTAGAGTCGCTTATTGCCGAAGCGGATGTCTGGGCGATTGGCGAGCGCTTACCGAAGAAATCTTCAACACCGTCCAGCATTGTAGATGAAGCCTGCCGTTATGTGATTGAAAACACGTTCGGCAAATTAAAAATGCTGCATCCCTATAACGGTGAAATCGCGCGTGAGATTCATGAACAGCTTACGTTAGAAAATGATACAGAACTGGATCTGGGTGATACAGAAGAGTCCAATCCCGACGCCATGCGCGAGGTGGAAACCTGGGTCAGTATGAACATTGAGTACAATAAGCCTGTCTATTTACGCGATATTCTGAACCACTTTGCCCGTCGTCCTTATGGATGGCAGGAAGAAGAAGTGAAACTGCTGGTTGCTCGTCTGGCGCGCAAAGGTAAATTCAGCTTCAGCCAGCAGAATAACAATATCGAGCGTAAACAGGTGTGGGAGCTGTTCAATAACAGCCGTCGCCACAGTGAGCTGCGTCTGCACAAAATTCGTCGTCACGACGAAGCGCAAATTCGCAAAGCTGCGCAAACCATGGCAGAGATTGCCCAGCAGCCGTTTAGCGAACGTGAAGAACCTGCCCTGGTTGAACATATTCGCCAGGTCTTCGACGACTGGAGGCAGGAGCTGAATGTCTTCAGAGCGAAAGCGGAAGGTGGAAACAATCCCGGAAAAGAGGAGATTGAATCAGGTTTGCGTCTACTGAATTCCATTCTGAGTGAAAAAGAAGATTTTGCCCTGATAGAGAAAGTCACCAGCCAGGCCAATGAACTGCTGGATTTCAGTGAAGATCGTGAAGATTTGGTCGATTTCTACCGCAAGCAGTTTGCGACCTGGCAAAAGCTGGGTGCTGCGCTGAATGGCAGCTTTAAATCCAACCGCAGCGCGCTGGAAAAAGACGCCGTGGCGGTAAAAGCGCTGGGTGAACTGGAAAGTATCTGGCAGATGCAGGAGCCTTACAAGCATCTCAATCGCATCACGCCGCTGATTGAGCAGGTGCAGAACGTCAATCACCAGTTAGTGGAACAGTACCGCCAGCATGCCATGGAGCGTATCGACGCCCGCATCGAAGAGAGCCGCCAACGCTTGCAGGAAGCACATGCCACCTCAGAGCTGCAAAACAGTGTTCTGCTGCCGATGCAAAAAGCCAGAAAACGCGCTGAGGTCAGCCAGTCGATTCCGGAAATTCTGGCGGAACAGCAAGAGACGAAGGCGCTGCAAACGGATGCAGAGAAGAAAATTAACCAGTGGATCGACGAGCTGCGTAAAAAGCAGGAAGCCCAGCTACGAGCCGCGAGTGAAGTAAAACACGCTGCCGAGTCGCAACAGACCTATGTTGTGGAAGAGAAACCCGTTATCCAGCCGGTACCGAAAAAAACGCATCTGGTGAACGTCGCCAGCGAGATGCGCAAAGCCACCGGTGGTGAAGTGCTGGAAACCGCCGAGCAGGTGGAAAAAGCGCTTGATAGGCTTCGTGCTGCTCTGCTGGCAGCCATTGAGGCAGGTGACCGGATTCGTCTTCAGTAA